Proteins encoded in a region of the Planococcus citri chromosome 1, ihPlaCitr1.1, whole genome shotgun sequence genome:
- the LOC135848139 gene encoding myosin-6-like isoform X1 yields MNISCPICDGDLLTDRNECHCQCLLQCMGSSETYPYCCTDPEVNDDVSKLNSPIVETCAVPSKVEFEALENRVIHLMNVKLDLSRKLDAETRNYGLLLQENTNVKSECEELRRKTLELEHRVQYLENVESNVTEQLEKTSEKLQAMEIEYESAISAGERLRDEKKKLEDKVQSLLHSESSLKNELAAKETELQKVQQDFKTENLLNNELKKKLQSSVVIETDLRNRLNLNTATLMNVESSKRTFEVNNEKLKVQLVTEQQDNEALVQENETLRRDFQKKIDELKNELAIEQRENGKLARENETLSCRRTNFQEKIDELKNELAIEQRENDKLVWENEKLRRTNFQEKIDELKNELAIEQQENHKLARENETLSCKQTNFQKKIDNLKDKLAIVQQQNVKLVWENETLSCKQTNFQKKIEELQDKLAIVKQENKLVWKNERWSYRQNF; encoded by the exons ATGAATATATCCTGCCCTATTTGTGATGGAGACTTACTTACCGATAGAAATGAGTGCCATTGTCAGTGTCTTCTCCAGTGTATGGGAAG CTCAGAAACATACCCTTACTGCTGCACTGATCCAGAGGTGAATGATGATGTATCCAAGTTAAATTCACCTATTGTAGAAACATGTGCAGTTCCGAGTAAGGTAGAATTTGAGGCGTTGGAGAATCGTGTGATACATCTTATGAATGTCAAATTAGATTTAAGCAGAAAATTGGACGCAGAAACTAGAAATTATGGATTACTTTTACAAGAAAATACAAATGTGAAGTCGGAATGTGAAGAATTAAG AAGAAAAACACTCGAATTGGAACATCGTGTGCAATATCTCGAGAATGTCGAATCTAATGTGACCGAACAGTTGGAAAAAACTAGCGAAAAATTACAAGCAATGGAGATTGAATACGAAAGTGCGATATCAGCTGGTGAAAGATtgag GGATGAAAAGAAGAAACTTGAGGATAAAGTACAATCGCTTCTGCATAGTGAATCcagcttgaaaaatgaattagcAGCCAAAGAAACGGAATTGCAAAAAGTACAACAAGACTTCAAAACAGAGAATTTGTTAAACAACGAATTGAA GAAAAAGTTGCAGTCAAGTGTGGTAATTGAAACTGATTTAAGAAACCGATTGAACTTGAACACTGCAACATTGATGAACGTTGAAAGTTCGAA ACGAACTTTTGAAGTAAACAATGAGAAACTAAAAGTCCAACTAGTCACCGAACAACAGGATAATGAAGCACTTGTACAGGAAAATGAAACATTGAG AcgagattttcagaaaaaaatcgacgaattgaaaaatgaactagcCATCGAACAACGTGAAAATGGTAAACTTGCACGGGAAAATGAAACATTGAG CTGCAGACGAACAaactttcaggaaaaaattgacgaattgaaaaatgaactagcCATTGAACAACGGGAAAACGATAAACTTGtatgggaaaatgaaaaattaag ACGAACAaactttcaggaaaaaattgacgaattgaaaaatgaactagcCATCGAACAACAGGAAAACCATAAACTTGCACGGGAAAATGAAACATTGAG CTGCaagcaaacaaattttcagaaaaaaattgacaatttgaaagATAAACTAGCCATCGTACAACAGCAAAACGTTAAACTTGTATGGGAAAATGAAACATTGAG CTGCaagcaaacaaattttcagaaaaaaattgaagaattgcaAGATAAACTAGCCATTGTAAAACAGGAAAACAAACTTGTatggaaaaatgaaagatgGAG CTAcagacaaaatttttag
- the LOC135848155 gene encoding E3 ubiquitin-protein ligase trul-1-like isoform X2, with translation MNVQISCTICQEDLFTGEDNEAISSTKCGHVYHHRCLLQWMERSQTCPHCRTGLGNNGIFKLNLFIGETSAAPSMAKFEEMENWVKHLTNVESDLKIRLENSEIAHSKLRNKTVELEARVQYLENTESNMSEELKKIVEKLKLLEKDNKSAKSAGEKLKTRNKKLEEEVKSLCRKESSLKKELAQTNLKLQEMEKDLDKSISINEKLNKKNTELKRSIERSIEEHLQVEADLENQLDIKTEKLKNLIKDLNNEKLK, from the exons atgaaCGTACAAATATCCTGCACCATTTGTCAAGAAGATTTATTTACTGGCGAAGATAACGAAGCGATTAGTTCAACGAAATGTGGTCATGTGTATCATCATCGATGTCTCCTTCAATGGATGGAAAG ATCACAAACATGCCCTCATTGCCGTACTGGTCTGGGGAATAATggtattttcaagttgaatttatttattggaGAAACATCCGCAGCTCCAAGTATGGCAAAATTCGAAGAAATGGAGAATTGGGTGAAACATCTTACGAATGTCGAATCTGATTTGAAAATAAGATTAGAGAACAGCGAAATTGCACACAGTAAATTAAG GAATAAAACAGTTGAATTGGAAGCTCGTGTGCAATATCTCGAGAATACCGAATCAAATATGAGCGAAGAATTGAAGAAGattgtcgaaaaattaaaattattggaaaaagaCAACAAAAGTGCGAAGTCAGCcggtgaaaaattaaa GACTCGAAACAAGAAACTTGAGGAAGAAGTGAAGTCGCTTTGTCGTAAAGAATCCAGTTTGAAAAAGGAATTAGCGCagacaaatttgaaattgcaagaaatggaaaaagatcTCGATAAGTCGATTTCGATCAACGAGAAATTAAA taaaaaaaatacagaattgaAGCGTAGTATTGAGCGTAGTATTGAAGAACACTTGCAAGTTGAAGCCGATTTGGAAAACCAGTTAgacataaaaactgaaaaattaaaaaatctcatcaaagaTTTGAACAATGAAAAACTGAAGTAA
- the LOC135848139 gene encoding myosin-6-like isoform X2 yields the protein MNISCPICDGDLLTDRNECHCQCLLQCMGSSETYPYCCTDPEVNDDVSKLNSPIVETCAVPSKVEFEALENRVIHLMNVKLDLSRKLDAETRNYGLLLQENTNVKSECEELRRKTLELEHRVQYLENVESNVTEQLEKTSEKLQAMEIEYESAISAGERLRDEKKKLEDKVQSLLHSESSLKNELAAKETELQKVQQDFKTENLLNNELKKKLQSSVVIETDLRNRLNLNTATLMNVESSKRTFEVNNEKLKVQLVTEQQDNEALVQENETLRRDFQKKIDELKNELAIEQRENGKLARENETLSCRRTNFQEKIDELKNELAIEQRENDKLVWENEKLRRTNFQEKIDELKNELAIEQQENHKLARENETLSCKQTNFQKKIEELQDKLAIVKQENKLVWKNERWSYRQNF from the exons ATGAATATATCCTGCCCTATTTGTGATGGAGACTTACTTACCGATAGAAATGAGTGCCATTGTCAGTGTCTTCTCCAGTGTATGGGAAG CTCAGAAACATACCCTTACTGCTGCACTGATCCAGAGGTGAATGATGATGTATCCAAGTTAAATTCACCTATTGTAGAAACATGTGCAGTTCCGAGTAAGGTAGAATTTGAGGCGTTGGAGAATCGTGTGATACATCTTATGAATGTCAAATTAGATTTAAGCAGAAAATTGGACGCAGAAACTAGAAATTATGGATTACTTTTACAAGAAAATACAAATGTGAAGTCGGAATGTGAAGAATTAAG AAGAAAAACACTCGAATTGGAACATCGTGTGCAATATCTCGAGAATGTCGAATCTAATGTGACCGAACAGTTGGAAAAAACTAGCGAAAAATTACAAGCAATGGAGATTGAATACGAAAGTGCGATATCAGCTGGTGAAAGATtgag GGATGAAAAGAAGAAACTTGAGGATAAAGTACAATCGCTTCTGCATAGTGAATCcagcttgaaaaatgaattagcAGCCAAAGAAACGGAATTGCAAAAAGTACAACAAGACTTCAAAACAGAGAATTTGTTAAACAACGAATTGAA GAAAAAGTTGCAGTCAAGTGTGGTAATTGAAACTGATTTAAGAAACCGATTGAACTTGAACACTGCAACATTGATGAACGTTGAAAGTTCGAA ACGAACTTTTGAAGTAAACAATGAGAAACTAAAAGTCCAACTAGTCACCGAACAACAGGATAATGAAGCACTTGTACAGGAAAATGAAACATTGAG AcgagattttcagaaaaaaatcgacgaattgaaaaatgaactagcCATCGAACAACGTGAAAATGGTAAACTTGCACGGGAAAATGAAACATTGAG CTGCAGACGAACAaactttcaggaaaaaattgacgaattgaaaaatgaactagcCATTGAACAACGGGAAAACGATAAACTTGtatgggaaaatgaaaaattaag ACGAACAaactttcaggaaaaaattgacgaattgaaaaatgaactagcCATCGAACAACAGGAAAACCATAAACTTGCACGGGAAAATGAAACATTGAG CTGCaagcaaacaaattttcagaaaaaaattgaagaattgcaAGATAAACTAGCCATTGTAAAACAGGAAAACAAACTTGTatggaaaaatgaaagatgGAG CTAcagacaaaatttttag
- the LOC135848155 gene encoding E3 ubiquitin-protein ligase TRAIP-like isoform X1: protein MNVQISCTICQEDLFTGEDNEAISSTKCGHVYHHRCLLQWMERSQTCPHCRTGLGNNGIFKLNLFIGETSAAPSMAKFEEMENWVKHLTNVESDLKIRLENSEIAHSKLRNKTVELEARVQYLENTESNMSEELKKIVEKLKLLEKDNKSAKSAGEKLKTRNKKLEEEVKSLCRKESSLKKELAQTNLKLQEMEKDLDKSISINEKLNKKNTELKRSIERSIEEHLQVEADLENQLDIKTEKLKNLIKDLNNEKLKRSFQRKIESLKDELAMEQSKIRCNYTRK from the exons atgaaCGTACAAATATCCTGCACCATTTGTCAAGAAGATTTATTTACTGGCGAAGATAACGAAGCGATTAGTTCAACGAAATGTGGTCATGTGTATCATCATCGATGTCTCCTTCAATGGATGGAAAG ATCACAAACATGCCCTCATTGCCGTACTGGTCTGGGGAATAATggtattttcaagttgaatttatttattggaGAAACATCCGCAGCTCCAAGTATGGCAAAATTCGAAGAAATGGAGAATTGGGTGAAACATCTTACGAATGTCGAATCTGATTTGAAAATAAGATTAGAGAACAGCGAAATTGCACACAGTAAATTAAG GAATAAAACAGTTGAATTGGAAGCTCGTGTGCAATATCTCGAGAATACCGAATCAAATATGAGCGAAGAATTGAAGAAGattgtcgaaaaattaaaattattggaaaaagaCAACAAAAGTGCGAAGTCAGCcggtgaaaaattaaa GACTCGAAACAAGAAACTTGAGGAAGAAGTGAAGTCGCTTTGTCGTAAAGAATCCAGTTTGAAAAAGGAATTAGCGCagacaaatttgaaattgcaagaaatggaaaaagatcTCGATAAGTCGATTTCGATCAACGAGAAATTAAA taaaaaaaatacagaattgaAGCGTAGTATTGAGCGTAGTATTGAAGAACACTTGCAAGTTGAAGCCGATTTGGAAAACCAGTTAgacataaaaactgaaaaattaaaaaatctcatcaaagaTTTGAACAATGAAAAACTGAA ACGAAGTTTCCAGAGAAAAATTGAGAGCCTAAAAGATGAACTAGCAATGGAACAAAGTAAAATACGATGCAATTATACtagaaaatga
- the LOC135848129 gene encoding E3 ubiquitin-protein ligase TRAIP-like isoform X1 has protein sequence MNINISCTICYGDLFTTGDDQSICSTSCGHVYHNQCLVQWMERSRTCPHCRNYLGYNDVFKLNLLIGETSEVQSMVQFKELENRVKHLTNVELDLRTQLDTQTRIYDVLLQQNTSAISECEKLRRTIQIKNETLKVQQVAEQWTNRALVRENKTSRQAIQVINELSTVYLDNKQRNDALVLENETLRRTFQKEINELKDKLVTEQRKNYTLVLEKDTLNQTFQMQINNLNTQLVNEQREKYALVLEKNTLNQTFQMQINQLNTQLVNEQREKYALVQEKNTLNQTFQMQINQLNTQLVNEQREKYALVQEKNTLNQTFQMQINQLNTQLVNEQREKYALVQEKNTLNQTFQMQINQLNTQLVNEQREKKLLVLEKNTLKLKLLRCKLIN, from the exons ATGAATATCAATATATCCTGCACCATTTGTTATGGAGACTTATTTACCACTGGAGATGATCAATCCATATGTTCAACAAGTTGTGGTCATGTGTACCATAACCAGTGTCTTGTCCAATGGATGGAAAG ATCAAGAACATGCCCTCACTGCCGTAATTATCTGGGATATAATGACGTATTCAAGTTAAATTTACTCATTGGAGAAACATCTGAAGTTCAGAGTATGGTACAGTTTAAGGAGTTGGAGAATCGTGTGAAACATCTTACGAATGTCGAATTAGATCTGAGGACTCAATTGGACACACAAACTAGAATTTATGATGTACTTTTACAACAAAATACAAGTGCAATCtcagaatgtgaaaaattaag ACGAACTATTCAGATAAAAAATGAGACACTAAAAGTCCAACAGGTCGCCGAACAATGGACTAACCGGGCACTTGTACGGGAAAACAAAACATCGAG ACAAGCTATCCAGGTTATTAATGAGCTATCAACAGTCTACCTGGACAATAAACAACGGAACGATGCACTCGTACTGGAAAATGAAACATTGAG ACGAACTTTTCAGAAAGAAATCAACGAACTGAAAGACAAACTGGTCACCGAACAACGAAAAAACTATACACTTGTACTGGAAAAGGATACATTGAA TCAAACTTTTCAGATGCAAATTAATAATCTAAATACCCAACTAGTCAATGAACAACGAGAAAAATATGCACTTGTACTGGAAAAGAATACATTGAA TCAAACTTTTCAGATGCAAATTAATCAACTAAATACCCAACTAGTCAATGAACAACGAGAAAAATATGCACTTGTACAGGAAAAGAATACATTGAA TCAAACTTTTCAGATGCAAATTAATCAACTAAATACCCAACTAGTCAATGAACAACGAGAAAAATATGCACTTGTACAGGAAAAGAATACATTGAA TCAAACTTTTCAGATGCAAATTAATCAACTAAATACCCAACTAGTCAATGAACAACGAGAAAAATATGCACTTGTACAGGAAAAGAATACATTGAA TCAAACTTTTCAGATGCAAATTAATCAACTAAATACCCAACTAGTCAATgaacaacgagaaaaaaaattacttgtactGGAAAAGAATACATTGAAAC TCAAACTTTTGAGATGCAAATTAATCAACTAA
- the LOC135831195 gene encoding uncharacterized protein LOC135831195 translates to MFYIWFLYLLYLVTPIQNKMPGDGEVLEDANDQQQLHVARVAIKCPPFWKINPRLWFAQIESQFSNANIVSDLTKYNTVVGHIESEILNAVSDIVLNPPNQGKYETLKTRLIESFADSEDELARKLLQTNSNDDSKPSQILKNMKERQC, encoded by the coding sequence ATGTTTTATATTTGGTTCTTATATTTACTATATTTGGTGACCccgattcaaaataaaatgccTGGTGACGGAGAAGTATTAGAAGACGCAAATGATCAACAACAATTGCATGTTGCAAGAGTCGCCATTAAATGTCCTCCGTTTTGGAAGATCAATCCCAGATTATGGTTTGCGCAAATAGAGTCGCAGTTTTCAAATGCAAATATTGTTTCTGATCTTACAAAATACAACACCGTGGTAGGACATATTGAAAGCGAAATTCTAAATGCAGTAAGTGATATTGTTCTCAATCCGCCTAATCAAGGTAAAtatgaaactttgaaaacaaGATTAATCGAGTCATTTGCTGACAGTGAAGACGAGCTTGCTCGTAAGTTACTTCAAACCAATTCCAATGATGATTCAAAACCAtcacaaatattgaaaaatatgaaagaacGCCAATGCTAA
- the LOC135848129 gene encoding E3 ubiquitin-protein ligase TRAIP-like isoform X2 yields the protein MNINISCTICYGDLFTTGDDQSICSTSCGHVYHNQCLVQWMERSRTCPHCRNYLGYNDVFKLNLLIGETSEVQSMVQFKELENRVKHLTNVELDLRTQLDTQTRIYDVLLQQNTSAISECEKLRRTIQIKNETLKVQQVAEQWTNRALVRENKTSRQAIQVINELSTVYLDNKQRNDALVLENETLRRTFQKEINELKDKLVTEQRKNYTLVLEKDTLNQTFQMQINQLNTQLVNEQREKYALVQEKNTLNQTFQMQINQLNTQLVNEQREKYALVQEKNTLNQTFQMQINQLNTQLVNEQREKYALVQEKNTLNQTFQMQINQLNTQLVNEQREKKLLVLEKNTLKLKLLRCKLIN from the exons ATGAATATCAATATATCCTGCACCATTTGTTATGGAGACTTATTTACCACTGGAGATGATCAATCCATATGTTCAACAAGTTGTGGTCATGTGTACCATAACCAGTGTCTTGTCCAATGGATGGAAAG ATCAAGAACATGCCCTCACTGCCGTAATTATCTGGGATATAATGACGTATTCAAGTTAAATTTACTCATTGGAGAAACATCTGAAGTTCAGAGTATGGTACAGTTTAAGGAGTTGGAGAATCGTGTGAAACATCTTACGAATGTCGAATTAGATCTGAGGACTCAATTGGACACACAAACTAGAATTTATGATGTACTTTTACAACAAAATACAAGTGCAATCtcagaatgtgaaaaattaag ACGAACTATTCAGATAAAAAATGAGACACTAAAAGTCCAACAGGTCGCCGAACAATGGACTAACCGGGCACTTGTACGGGAAAACAAAACATCGAG ACAAGCTATCCAGGTTATTAATGAGCTATCAACAGTCTACCTGGACAATAAACAACGGAACGATGCACTCGTACTGGAAAATGAAACATTGAG ACGAACTTTTCAGAAAGAAATCAACGAACTGAAAGACAAACTGGTCACCGAACAACGAAAAAACTATACACTTGTACTGGAAAAGGATACATTGAA TCAAACTTTTCAGATGCAAATTAATCAACTAAATACCCAACTAGTCAATGAACAACGAGAAAAATATGCACTTGTACAGGAAAAGAATACATTGAA TCAAACTTTTCAGATGCAAATTAATCAACTAAATACCCAACTAGTCAATGAACAACGAGAAAAATATGCACTTGTACAGGAAAAGAATACATTGAA TCAAACTTTTCAGATGCAAATTAATCAACTAAATACCCAACTAGTCAATGAACAACGAGAAAAATATGCACTTGTACAGGAAAAGAATACATTGAA TCAAACTTTTCAGATGCAAATTAATCAACTAAATACCCAACTAGTCAATgaacaacgagaaaaaaaattacttgtactGGAAAAGAATACATTGAAAC TCAAACTTTTGAGATGCAAATTAATCAACTAA